The Phenylobacterium koreense genome window below encodes:
- a CDS encoding MFS transporter — protein sequence MPHDATTALGQSAQGLSDRREQRGNIARLAIAQALAGANSTVIYATGAIIGAMLAPDKALATLPISIFVVGMAACILPSGAIARRHGRRAAFLAGTSGGVLTGLLAAIAVVMGSFWIFCLATFFGGAYAAVVLSFRFAAADCVEPQWRPRALSIVMAGGVAAGVVGPQLVTYTMNLWPPHMFAATFLAQAAVAVLSAVVIAGVRLPPPTPEELTGGRSLFVIARQREFIVAVICGAVSYMLMNFLMTAAPLAMRMCGHSQEASNLGLQWHVIAMYAPSFFTGRLITRFGAGRVVAVGLALTGISAAIGLAGVDIAHFWLTLILLGLGWNFGFVGASAMVLESHRPEEKTRVQALNDFIVFGTMAVGSFASGSLLTAHGWQVVLWVSFAHLVLAVAALGLAARQPAKSQTT from the coding sequence GTGCCCCACGACGCGACGACCGCACTCGGGCAGAGCGCACAAGGCCTGTCCGATCGGCGCGAGCAACGCGGAAATATCGCCCGTCTCGCGATCGCCCAAGCCCTTGCCGGGGCGAATTCGACAGTGATCTACGCCACCGGCGCAATCATCGGAGCCATGCTCGCGCCTGACAAAGCGCTGGCGACTTTGCCGATCTCCATCTTCGTCGTGGGCATGGCGGCCTGTATCCTGCCGAGCGGCGCCATCGCTCGGCGCCATGGCCGGCGCGCCGCGTTCCTGGCCGGGACATCGGGCGGCGTGTTGACCGGCCTGCTCGCCGCGATAGCCGTGGTGATGGGGTCGTTTTGGATCTTCTGCTTGGCGACCTTTTTCGGCGGCGCCTATGCAGCCGTGGTCCTCTCCTTTCGCTTCGCCGCCGCCGACTGCGTCGAACCCCAATGGCGGCCGCGGGCCCTTTCGATCGTGATGGCCGGCGGCGTCGCAGCCGGCGTCGTCGGGCCTCAGTTGGTCACCTACACGATGAACCTGTGGCCGCCGCATATGTTTGCGGCGACGTTCCTCGCTCAAGCTGCCGTCGCTGTTCTTTCAGCTGTTGTAATCGCCGGCGTCCGCTTGCCGCCGCCGACCCCTGAAGAGCTCACCGGGGGGCGTTCCCTATTCGTCATCGCGCGGCAGCGGGAGTTCATCGTCGCGGTCATATGCGGCGCGGTTTCCTACATGCTGATGAACTTCCTGATGACGGCGGCGCCCCTGGCGATGCGCATGTGCGGACACTCGCAGGAAGCCTCGAACCTTGGCCTGCAATGGCACGTCATCGCAATGTATGCGCCCAGCTTCTTCACCGGTCGGCTGATCACAAGGTTTGGCGCTGGCCGCGTGGTCGCCGTCGGCCTGGCGCTCACCGGCATCTCCGCCGCGATCGGTCTCGCAGGCGTCGACATCGCGCACTTCTGGCTGACCCTGATCTTGCTCGGGCTTGGATGGAACTTCGGCTTCGTGGGGGCTTCGGCCATGGTCCTTGAGAGCCATCGCCCTGAGGAGAAGACCCGGGTGCAGGCGCTCAACGACTTCATCGTCTTCGGCACAATGGCGGTGGGCTCCTTCGCCTCCGGAAGCCTACTGACCGCGCACGGCTGGCAGGTAGTGCTCTGGGTCTCTTTTGCCCACCTGGTCCTCGCGGTTGCTGCGCTGGGCTTGGCCGCCCGCCAGCCGGCGAAATCACAGACAACCTAA